The following DNA comes from Acidobacteriota bacterium.
GATCCGCCGCTTCCGCCTCGACGCCGATCGTGCGAATTGGACGGCCGTCCACGAGCAGTGCGGCCACTTCCACCGCGCAGCCGCCGATGAGCGCCCCGTGACGCTCCTTCTGCACCGCGACTGCGCGCAGTGCGGTCGTCGGCGCGACCACATCCGACAGGAACTCGTCCATCGTGAGCGCCCGCGATCCTGTTTCAGGCGGCACGAGCCCCCATTCGGCGAAGACCGCCGCGATCGTGCCGGCGTCGATGGGAAACGCGACCTTGAGGATCGGCGACCACAGCTCGAGGCCGTGCTCTGCGCGCTGGAGACGTTTCACGTCGAGCACGCCGTGGCGGATCTTCACGTTGGCGTCCGAGTCGCGGCACAGGACGTACGTCTCGGCGCTCGATCGGATCTCCGACGCCTGAGCGCGGATGCGATCGTCGACGTCGCCGAACGTGTTGGCGAACGCGCGCCATTCCCAGCGGGGCACGACGGTGGCCAGCGACTCCATGCGGCATTGGATTGAGCAAGAGCGATGCCGCTGCGGCGACGACGCGATCCGCCGCGGTTGGGTGATCGAACAGCATCACCTCGCGCGACGGGCGTGCGGCTGAAAGCGATTTTGCCGGGGATGAAGGAAAAAGCCGCGGCGCCTGCCGTGGCCGGCGGGTCAGTCGTCGTCCGATCGATCGCCGCGCGTGCGACGCACGACGCGATCGATCGGACCGCCCAACGTCAGGATCAGCAGCGACAGCAGCACGGCGATGACGGCCGCGCGCCAGAGGCCGGCGCCGACCGCGATCCCCGTCGCCGCGACAATCCAGATCGACGCGGCCGTCGTGAGCCCGTGCACGCCTCGAAGGTCGGCGCGATGGAGGATGACGCCGCCGCCGATGAAGCCGACGCCGGCGACGATGCCCTGGATGACGCGGCCGGGCGCCGCCGCATCGCCTTGCTCGGCCGACGTCAGCAGCAAGCCGGTCAGCATCATGAGGGCCGCGCCGAGCGAGACGAGCGCGTGCGTGCGCAACCCGGCCGGCTTCAGCGACATCTCCCGGTTCAGGCCCACGGCCGCGCCGAGCAGCGTCGCAATGACCAGCCGGCCGGCGAGCGCCCACACATCGGCGGGAAGCGAGATTTCATCCATGTCGGTCGGGCCGATCGCGTCCTACTGGCCTCGTAGAAGCACGCGATGTGCCAGGGCCCGCATGCAGGCGCGCCCCGCTGCCGCCTCGTCGGGCGAGGCGGAGCGTGCCGGCGGGCCTGAGTTATCCCGCACTCGTCCAGCGATCACGCGAACGCGCCCGACATCGCCCGAGACCGGGCCGCCCTTCAGTCTCACGCGCGTCGGGCCGATAGCCCTACGAGGCAACCCGTGACCACATCCTCCGATCCCACCGCGCCGGCCGTGCCGACTCAGCAGTTGATCGCGTCCATGCTCCACGGCCGCGAGCACGTGAGCGACCTCATCTTCTCGCCGGGACGAGCGCCGCAGGTCGAAGTGCGGGGCGAGCTCGTGGAGCTGCGCTTCCGCGGGTTCGAACAGCTCACCCCGCAGCAGATCGCGGAGCTCGCCGGCGATCTCATCGCCGGTCATCCCGTCGCGGCCGAGCAGCTTCAGCGAGACGGATCCGCCGATCTGTCGTACGTCCTGCCCGGCGTGGCCAGGTTCCGCGTCAACATCTTTCGCCAGCGCGGCACGTTCGCGATCGTCATGCGGGTCATCCCGATGCGGATTCCAGGCTTCGCGGAGCTCGGGCTTCCCGAGCAGCTCGGCGCGATCGTCGGCCTGCGCCACGGCATCGTGCTCGTCACCGGGCCGACCGGCTCCGGCAAGTCGTCCACGCTCGCGGCCATCATCGATCGGATGAACGACGAGCGCGCGATTCACATCATCACGATCGAAGATCCCGTCGAGTTCCTCCACGCGCACAAGAAGGCCACGATTCACCAGCGCGAGCTCTACAGCGACACGCCGTCGTTCAGCACGGCGCTCCGTGCCGCGCTGCGCGAAGCGCCCAAGGTGATCCTCGTCGGCGAGATGCGCGACCGCGAGACGATCGAGATCGCCCTCGAGGCGTCGGAGACCGGGCACCTCGTGCTGTCGACGCTGCACACCATCGACGCCTCCAAGACGATCGAGCGCATCGTCGGCGTGTTCCCTCTGGGCGACCAGCAGGGCATCCGCACGAGGCTGTCGAAGGCGTTTGAGTACATCCTCTCGCAGCGGCTCGTCCCGCGGCAGGACCGGCCGGGACGCGTGGCCGTCGTCGAGATCCTCAAGGCCACGCTGCGCACGCGCGAGTACGTCCAGAACGGTGAGGGCGACGGCAAGACGCTGCTCGATGCGATGCGCGTCGGCCAGGAGGACGGCATGCAGCACTTCGACGGCGAGCTCGAACGGCTGATCCGCGCCGGCGTCGTGTCGGCCGACGTGGCGATGACGTACGCGACGAACCCGCACAATCTCCGGCTCGAGATCGCCGACTATCTCGACGAACAACGCGAGGCGCGGGCCGCCGCGTCGTAGCCGGCTCACCGGCGCGTCGAGCGGCCGGCGGAGGACGCCGAGCGCGCGGCCACGCGCGCCCGGGTCAGTTGTCGCCGTCGAGCAAGCCGCCGAGCGCGCCGAGAACCGACCCTTCCTCCCGGCCGCCGCGCGTGATGCCCGGCACGGCCGAGACGATCCGGTTGGCGAGCCGGCTCAGCGGAAGCGACTGGAGCCAGACCCTGCCCGGACCGCGCAGCGTCGCGAAGAACAGACCCTCGCCGCCGAAGAGCGCCGTCTTGATCTTTCCCACGTACTCGATGTCATAGCTCACCGACGGCTGCAGCGCGACGATGCAGCCGGTGTCGACGCGGATGAGCTCGCCGGACGCGAGCGTCCGTTCGGTGAGCATGCCGCCGGCGTGCACGAACGCCCACCCATCCCCCTGCAGGCGCTGCATGATGAACCCTTCGCCGCCGAACAATCCCACGCCGAGCTTCCGCTGGAACGCAATGCCGATGCTGACGCCCTTGGCGGCGGCGAGAAACGAATCCTTCTGCGCGATGAGCTCGCCGCCGATTTCGGAGAGGTGCACCGGCACGATGCGGCCGGGATACGGCGCGCCGAACGCGATGCGGCGCTTCTGGGCAGTGCGGTTCAGGAACACCGTCATGAACAGCGATTCGCCCGTGAGCAGGCGCTTGCCGGCACCCATGAGGGCGCCCATGAACCCGCTCTGCTTCTGCGAGCCATCGCCGAAGACGGTCTCCATCTCGATGCCGTCGTCCATGTACATCATGCTGCCGGCTTCGGCGACCGTGGCCTCGTTGGGGTCGAGCTCCACTTCGACGTACTGAAGGTCCTCGCCGATGATCCGGTAGTCGATCTCGTGCATTCCTGCCATGCGTCGGTCTCCTGATCGAATCCGCACCGCGCGGCGATCGTCCGGCCACAGATTGTCCCACATGCGCGACACTCGTTTCGTGGCTGCGTCGTCGCTCGCGCTGATCCTGCTCGTGGTCCTGGCCGTCATCTGGTTCGGCCAGCGTTCGCTGATGTACTTCCCGTCGAGCGATCTGCCGGCTCCGGCCGACGTGGGATTGCCGGGCGCGGAGGCCGTCGAGTTCCGCACGGAGGACGGCCTGGATCTCGCCGGCTGGTTCGTCGAGCCGGCCGGTCCACCGTCGGGCTACACGGTGCTCGTCTGCCACGGCAACGCCGGCAATCGTGGCCACCGGGCGCCGCTCGCGGCACGCCTGTCGCGCCTCGGCGCCGCCGTGCTGCTCTTCGACTATCGCGGCTACGGCGGCAACCCGGGACTGCCGTTCGAGGCCGGCCTCGCGCGCGATGCGCGCGCAGCCCTCCGATATCTCAAAGAACGCACAGACGTGGATCCACGGCGGATCGTCTTCTTCGGCGAGTCACTCGGCACGGGCGTCGCGGTGCGTCTTGCCGCCGAAGACCCGCCCGCGGCGCTGATTCTGCGATCGCCGTTCACGTCCTTCGTCGAGGTCGCGGCGCATCACTATCCCTTCCTGCCCGCCCGCTGGCTGCTGCGCGATCGGTTCGCGTCGATCGACCGGATCGCGAAGATCGTGTCGCCGACGCTCGTCATCGCCGGCGATGCCGACGAGATCGTGCCGCTCGCGGACAGCGAGGCCCTCTTCGCCCGAGTACCAGCGCCAAAGCGGCTCGTCATCGTCCGCGACGCCGGCCACAACGACGACGTGCTCATGTGGGGTCCGCAGGTGATCGGTGCCATCGCGGACTGGCTGGGACTGCAGTCCTCAGCGCCGCCGGCGACGGGTCATGACCAACGCGAGTCATGAGTTGTGAGCGATGAGCCTGGCGCCGCGGGACGAGGGGCATCGAACGGTAGCCGGGCGTTTCGATCGAGCACGGGCTCCCTCGCCTCTGACGACTCCGCCCAGACGCGTTACGCCGTCGCGCGCACGGGCGCGACGGCAGCGGCCACGCGGGCGAGCTCGGACAGCCGGTCGCGCGTCTCGATGAGCGTCGAGGTGACGTGTGTCGCACCCGCCGCCATCAGCGCGGCCGTGCCGTCGTCAGCCAGATCGGGCGGCGCCCAGCGGCCCACGACGATCCGCACGTCGGGCAGCGCGGCATGCAGCTTCTTGACGAGGTAGCGGGACTTGGAGGGCGCGCTCCGTGCCAGCTCCGCGACGCAGACGGCCGCGTATCCGCCCCGCTGCGCCAGCGCGACCACCTCGGCCACGAGCGTGGGCGCCGCGACGACGTCGAGCGTGATGCCGGTGCCAGGCAGCAGCAGTTGCAGCATCGCGACCGCCACGGCGTCCGGTGCGCCGCTCACGGGGTAGGCCAGCACGCGCAGCGGCGGCGGGGCGCCGGACGGTTCCTGCGCGAGGGCCGACGCGGCGTCCCGCGCCGCGGCTGCAGGACCGCGCGGCCGGCTGCCGAGGTCACTGAGAAGGTCGCGGGTCGCCTCCACCACCGCGGCTTCGTCCTCGTCCGACAGCCGGTCTCTCCCCCGGTCGTACTCGGCGTAGCTCACCGCGGGCAGCAGCAACCCGTCGAACACGCGATCGAACCCTTGATCGACAACGTAACGGTCGACCAGCTCGGCCGCCTCGCTCTGATCCCGTGCGAGCAGCCGCTGGTAATAGCGGAACTCGGGCGAGAGCGCCGGCGCGTCGGCCATCAGCGTCGAGAGGAAGTACAGCCCGGGGACGTGCTTGCCGAGGACGACCACGCAGACGGTGAGCGGCGTCGCCATCAGCAGTCCCATCGGGCCCCACAGCCACGTCCAGAACGCGACCGCGACGAGCAGCGCCACCTGCGAGACGCCCGCCGCGCCGGCATACAGCATCGTCTCCAGCACGAGGTTCGTGAACAGCTCGAGGACGACGAGGACGATGACGACTTCGAGCGGCTGGCGCCAGCCCGGGAGCGCGGCGAGCGCGACGAGCAGCGGGCCGCCCGCCGCGATGATCGGTCCCACGTACGGAATGAAGCGGAGCGCCGCGCCGAGCGCCGCCCAGAACAGCGGGTAGGGCACCCCGATGAACGCGAGCGCTGCGCCCACACAGGCACCGTAGATGGTGTTCACCAGCGCCTGCATCAGCAATTGCCGGCTCACCCGCCTGCTGGCTTCCTCGAACGCCTTCGTCGTGACGGCCAGATGACCGTGGCCGATGAGGCCGATCACCCGCCCTCGCAGATCTTCGCGCTCGAGCAGCATGAAGATGACCATCACGGCCACGAAGCCCGCCGTCGACAGCGGACCGAAGAGCGGGCTGAGCCAATCAGGGAATCCCCAGAGAGTCGCGACCTGCTCGGACCGTACGATCACCGGTTGCGCCGGCGTGCCCTTTCGCTCCTCTGTTCGGACGACCTCCGTCTGGATGTCCTTCAGCGTCTCCTGGACCTTCTCGACCGAGCCGCCGCGGCTCGCGGCGCGCACGTCGGCGATCTTCTCCCGGATGTTGTCGCGGTACCCGGGCAGGTCCGCCGCCAGGTGCGCGACCTGGTTCGCGAGCGCCCAGCCGATGCCCCCAAGGCCGGTGAAGAGCAGCACGACGACCACCAGCACGGCCGGCACGCGTCCCATCCAGCTCTGAAGACGCGCGACGAGCGGCGCGAGCACGAAGGTGATCAGCAGGGCGAGC
Coding sequences within:
- a CDS encoding MgtC/SapB family protein; amino-acid sequence: MDEISLPADVWALAGRLVIATLLGAAVGLNREMSLKPAGLRTHALVSLGAALMMLTGLLLTSAEQGDAAAPGRVIQGIVAGVGFIGGGVILHRADLRGVHGLTTAASIWIVAATGIAVGAGLWRAAVIAVLLSLLILTLGGPIDRVVRRTRGDRSDDD
- a CDS encoding PilT/PilU family type 4a pilus ATPase → MLHGREHVSDLIFSPGRAPQVEVRGELVELRFRGFEQLTPQQIAELAGDLIAGHPVAAEQLQRDGSADLSYVLPGVARFRVNIFRQRGTFAIVMRVIPMRIPGFAELGLPEQLGAIVGLRHGIVLVTGPTGSGKSSTLAAIIDRMNDERAIHIITIEDPVEFLHAHKKATIHQRELYSDTPSFSTALRAALREAPKVILVGEMRDRETIEIALEASETGHLVLSTLHTIDASKTIERIVGVFPLGDQQGIRTRLSKAFEYILSQRLVPRQDRPGRVAVVEILKATLRTREYVQNGEGDGKTLLDAMRVGQEDGMQHFDGELERLIRAGVVSADVAMTYATNPHNLRLEIADYLDEQREARAAAS
- a CDS encoding TIGR00266 family protein — encoded protein: MAGMHEIDYRIIGEDLQYVEVELDPNEATVAEAGSMMYMDDGIEMETVFGDGSQKQSGFMGALMGAGKRLLTGESLFMTVFLNRTAQKRRIAFGAPYPGRIVPVHLSEIGGELIAQKDSFLAAAKGVSIGIAFQRKLGVGLFGGEGFIMQRLQGDGWAFVHAGGMLTERTLASGELIRVDTGCIVALQPSVSYDIEYVGKIKTALFGGEGLFFATLRGPGRVWLQSLPLSRLANRIVSAVPGITRGGREEGSVLGALGGLLDGDN
- a CDS encoding alpha/beta hydrolase — encoded protein: MRDTRFVAASSLALILLVVLAVIWFGQRSLMYFPSSDLPAPADVGLPGAEAVEFRTEDGLDLAGWFVEPAGPPSGYTVLVCHGNAGNRGHRAPLAARLSRLGAAVLLFDYRGYGGNPGLPFEAGLARDARAALRYLKERTDVDPRRIVFFGESLGTGVAVRLAAEDPPAALILRSPFTSFVEVAAHHYPFLPARWLLRDRFASIDRIAKIVSPTLVIAGDADEIVPLADSEALFARVPAPKRLVIVRDAGHNDDVLMWGPQVIGAIADWLGLQSSAPPATGHDQRES
- a CDS encoding AI-2E family transporter, which encodes MRDAFASVRPWITFAGCVLVVAVLYWAQAILIPLALALLITFVLAPLVARLQSWMGRVPAVLVVVVLLFTGLGGIGWALANQVAHLAADLPGYRDNIREKIADVRAASRGGSVEKVQETLKDIQTEVVRTEERKGTPAQPVIVRSEQVATLWGFPDWLSPLFGPLSTAGFVAVMVIFMLLEREDLRGRVIGLIGHGHLAVTTKAFEEASRRVSRQLLMQALVNTIYGACVGAALAFIGVPYPLFWAALGAALRFIPYVGPIIAAGGPLLVALAALPGWRQPLEVVIVLVVLELFTNLVLETMLYAGAAGVSQVALLVAVAFWTWLWGPMGLLMATPLTVCVVVLGKHVPGLYFLSTLMADAPALSPEFRYYQRLLARDQSEAAELVDRYVVDQGFDRVFDGLLLPAVSYAEYDRGRDRLSDEDEAAVVEATRDLLSDLGSRPRGPAAAARDAASALAQEPSGAPPPLRVLAYPVSGAPDAVAVAMLQLLLPGTGITLDVVAAPTLVAEVVALAQRGGYAAVCVAELARSAPSKSRYLVKKLHAALPDVRIVVGRWAPPDLADDGTAALMAAGATHVTSTLIETRDRLSELARVAAAVAPVRATA